The following nucleotide sequence is from Coffea eugenioides isolate CCC68of chromosome 3, Ceug_1.0, whole genome shotgun sequence.
TAATCCATTGATTTGGTATTAAACCCCACCACAATCCAACACTGGAATGTGTCCAAATCCCAGCCTGGAATGCACAGCAAGCACATTATGTATAAATGGTGTGGAGTTGAGGTAGCTAAGGACAATAACTGTTTCCAACATTGTTGAAGTTGAAGTACATGCATCGCTTCCACTTTAAATTCAGCCATTACAGCTGAATGTAAGTTGAAGAAAGAACGGATAAACATGAGGgacaaaaaactgaaaaagatTTTCAGTTCTTAACTTGCCTAAGTTGTGCAACACTTTCTAAACAAAATGTAAATTACTTATTCAATTTCGAAACACTGACATTGTTGACATTGTATCTATATGTTTGTAATTTCAAAGTTATGGGACTTGCTTTTGGCTGCACATTATCAAAATTTGCCTTGTTGAGAAAATCTTTCCCATACATCATTTGGGACGGTGGCACCTGACAACTGTCCCATACACCTTTCTGGATCTTGCAAATATATTAGTCAACAAAAAGAGTGCGCAGAAGAACTAAATTGAATTGTTATAGCCACTCATGGCCCCAGTTACTAATCATCATGCCTATCCATTCGTGTGGGTCTTATATGCTCTTTAACCATAAGATTGGATGCCTACCTGTTATAcccaaaaaggaaaacaaaatcaaCAGCGAAAAAGTTGGATTTGGGCAGAAATGGTAATGCTAATGAGCTACTTCAAGCTCAAGCTCACATATGGAATCACATATTCAACTTCATAAACTCCATTTCCCTCAAATGTACAATTCAACTCGGCATACCAGACATTATTCACAAGCATGGTAAGCCCATGACCCTGGATGAACTCACCAATGCTCTTCCAATTGGCAATGCAAAAGCCCCCTTTGTCTATCGCCTGATGAGGATTCTAATCCGGTCAGGCTTCTTCATCGAGGCAAAAATTAGTCAGCACGATGATGAGGAAGGTTATATGCTCACTACTTCATCTAAACTTTTATTAAAAGATGAGCCTTTTAGCTTGACGCCATGCTTGATCCTACCTTGATGGATCCATGGTACCACCTTAGCCAGTGGTTGCAAAACAACAGTGATGTGAATCCCTTCAAGACTTGTCACATCAGAagcttaataatttttttaacgaAGGAATGGCTTGCGATTCTCAGCTAGTTGGCAGTATTCTGATCAGGGATTGCTAGGATGTTTTTTCAGGGTTGAATTCTTTGGTGGATGTTGGAGGTGGTACTGGAACTTTGGCTAAGGAAACTGCTGATGCTTTTCTTGACTTGAACTGTATTGTTACCGATCTTCCTCATGTGGTTGATGGCTTGGTAGCGAATAACAAGAGTTTAGCCTTTGTTGGAGGAGATATGTTTGTAGCTATTCCTCCTGCAGATGATGTTATAATGAAGGTAAGACAACCTTTCCAAGAAGATGGAAGAGATCCATATTCGCCTTTTTGTTGTTAAAAGGCCAGTCTTAGTATTGATTCTAAACACATCTATGTATGCTGCTGATTCATTACAACCATGTCTTTATTACAGTAAACCATTGGATCAGTCATGGAAGTTTATTCACAAATAGAGCATTATTCACAAATGAGGAATGTGTACAAATACTTGGGAAATGCAAAGAAGCAATTCCTAGCTAGGAAAATGGAGGGAAACTCAACTTTTCTGTGATACGCTGATGATGGTCCTTGTCACAGGGAAACAATGAAATGAGAAGGCAGGCTTCATGCATTGACTAGAAGACAACTCTAGTGCTGGGCTTGAGatctgacaggtgccgaacctgtgcaataataattacctactcaagaaaaatacagattttgtatatagcggcgagcagggtcgaatccacagggactggggataattcatttcttctagagtccagaGTATGGGAGGttcttggattaaatgctaactaaataaatcaagtgcagaaaataattgattaaaagaaataattaagagaaactctagccaagggtacacttcagaaatggttcaggcactgatcattgatgcagaaataattccaacatttagcaatagattagttatagttgtcatgcacgcgataaacaaccaacccttccttaatttctcgatagctaaggtacgaccgttagctatttctctaacccaaaaataaccctaggtacgaccgtaggatttaatttctagattgcattaataattagaaaggccaaatcctaaccaacaaacacgctacgagggtttgtttaaatt
It contains:
- the LOC113766642 gene encoding myricetin O-methyltransferase-like — translated: MTLDELTNALPIGNAKAPFVYRLMRILIRSGFFIEAKISQHDDEEGLNSLVDVGGGTGTLAKETADAFLDLNCIVTDLPHVVDGLVANNKSLAFVGGDMFVAIPPADDVIMKGNNEMRRQASCID